A genomic region of Runella rosea contains the following coding sequences:
- a CDS encoding transketolase family protein — MRKEFSAAIEKLALADESIVFITGDLGYNALENLQEKLGKRFINAGVAEQNMVGVAAGMAYKGYKVFCYSIAPFVVYRCLEQFRNDACLHNLPVFLVGNGGGYGYGIMGSTHHAIEDLACLSSLQNVKTWIPAFSDEVEPVLAQIVHEKHPAYLRLGVGPLTPEGAVLSGSLKKVVHTPNAQTAIIALGPIAANVLKALQEPELQANCSVYTALSLPLQLTDVTLQELRQAENILVVEEHVSIGGLGQQLSVKLLEAGIHPQRFQSLSAQGYPNGLYGSQQYHQTQSGLDVKNIANVLRSFAESPLLHTNHPHS; from the coding sequence ATGCGCAAAGAATTTTCAGCCGCCATTGAAAAATTAGCACTCGCCGATGAATCTATCGTATTCATTACCGGCGATTTAGGATATAATGCCCTAGAAAACTTACAGGAAAAACTAGGGAAACGCTTTATCAATGCCGGTGTAGCCGAGCAAAACATGGTGGGCGTGGCCGCAGGAATGGCTTACAAAGGCTACAAAGTTTTTTGTTACAGCATTGCCCCCTTCGTGGTGTATCGCTGCCTCGAACAATTCCGTAACGATGCCTGTCTCCACAATCTGCCCGTGTTTCTTGTGGGCAACGGCGGTGGATACGGCTACGGCATCATGGGCAGTACGCACCATGCCATCGAAGATTTGGCCTGCCTTAGCAGCCTGCAAAATGTAAAAACATGGATTCCAGCTTTCAGCGACGAAGTTGAGCCAGTTTTGGCGCAGATAGTACACGAAAAACACCCCGCCTATTTGCGCCTCGGCGTAGGTCCACTCACCCCCGAAGGAGCGGTTTTGTCGGGGTCGTTGAAAAAAGTGGTGCACACGCCCAATGCCCAAACCGCCATTATTGCTTTGGGGCCCATTGCGGCCAATGTACTAAAAGCACTACAAGAACCTGAATTACAGGCCAATTGTAGCGTTTATACTGCGCTTAGCCTTCCGCTTCAACTCACTGACGTCACCCTACAAGAGCTGCGGCAGGCAGAAAATATACTGGTGGTAGAAGAGCACGTAAGTATCGGGGGGTTAGGACAACAACTTTCGGTAAAACTGCTCGAAGCGGGGATTCATCCGCAGCGTTTTCAATCATTGTCAGCCCAAGGATACCCCAACGGGCTTTACGGAAGTCAACAGTATCACCAAACCCAATCGGGCTTGGATGTTAAAAACATCGCGAACGTCTTACGGTCATTTGCTGAATCACCGCTGCTGCACACTAATCACCCCCATAGTTGA
- a CDS encoding NAD-dependent epimerase/dehydratase family protein produces the protein MIYQEKILQLKGPIFVFGASGFIGANLFKDIFKVRKDVYALTHDATKAWRLKLLDIPFENIVHCDILSNNSVEQTFEKYKPRTIFNLAAYGAYSKQKNINLTYETNVIGTVNILENCTDETVYIHAGSSSEYGFNCAAPKETDPVKPNSHYAVSKVSAAYLIEFYAKVHQRKALNLRLYSIYGAWEEPDRLIPRLIEEARKGGYPPLVSPDISRDFVYADDCVEAFLDAALKVNATISGKSYNIATGEKTTMRELVETSRQTFGQTDVPAWGSMPNRGWDLSDWYGDPTEALKDLGWKARTSLSDGLRLNKEWQEANQYEERILPAFANPKLNPVITAIIACYKDAQAIPFMYERLVKTFNELKVRYEIIFVNDASPDNQDEVINAICQRDSNVIGITHSRNFGSQSAFLSGMEISTGDAVVLMDGDLQDPPEVIPHFYEKWSNGFDVVYGVRVQREMKPHIHFFYKAFYKVFQNLSYIPIPRDAGDFSMIDRKVVKELVALPETEQFLRGLRAWVGFKQTGVDYVRPERMFGVSTNNWRKNIWWAKKAIFSFSFAPLELMSYAGFSLTVCSILGIFYQILAKYFFAPDTPQGFTTVIILITLFGGLTMLGISFLGEYISKIFEETKKRPKFIRTKIQKGEKTFRTSDEIMTLVKQRKK, from the coding sequence TTGATTTATCAGGAAAAAATACTTCAGCTCAAAGGGCCCATATTTGTATTTGGAGCCAGTGGTTTTATCGGAGCCAATCTTTTCAAAGACATTTTCAAAGTTCGTAAGGATGTCTACGCCCTCACCCACGACGCCACCAAAGCTTGGCGCTTAAAATTGTTGGATATTCCCTTTGAGAATATTGTTCACTGTGATATTTTATCAAACAACTCCGTTGAGCAGACTTTTGAGAAATATAAGCCAAGAACTATTTTCAACTTGGCCGCTTACGGAGCATATAGCAAGCAAAAAAATATCAATCTGACCTACGAGACCAACGTCATTGGAACGGTCAATATTTTAGAAAACTGCACCGACGAAACGGTTTACATTCACGCTGGAAGCAGTTCTGAATACGGGTTCAATTGTGCGGCTCCCAAAGAAACCGATCCCGTTAAACCCAATAGTCACTATGCCGTTTCGAAGGTCTCAGCGGCGTATTTGATTGAGTTTTACGCAAAAGTTCATCAACGAAAAGCCCTCAACTTACGCCTTTATTCCATTTATGGCGCTTGGGAAGAGCCTGACCGGTTGATTCCCCGCCTGATTGAAGAAGCCCGTAAAGGCGGTTATCCTCCGCTGGTTTCTCCCGATATAAGTCGCGACTTTGTCTACGCCGATGATTGTGTAGAAGCATTTTTGGACGCGGCATTAAAGGTAAATGCAACCATTTCGGGTAAATCCTATAACATCGCAACGGGTGAAAAAACCACCATGCGCGAACTGGTCGAAACCTCCCGTCAGACCTTTGGTCAGACGGATGTACCGGCCTGGGGAAGTATGCCCAATCGCGGTTGGGATTTATCAGATTGGTACGGCGACCCCACAGAAGCCCTAAAAGACTTGGGTTGGAAAGCCCGCACCTCCCTTAGCGACGGGCTTAGATTAAACAAAGAATGGCAGGAAGCAAACCAATACGAAGAACGGATTCTGCCCGCTTTTGCCAATCCAAAGCTTAATCCTGTGATTACTGCCATCATTGCTTGCTACAAAGATGCTCAGGCGATTCCGTTCATGTACGAGCGTTTGGTCAAAACCTTCAATGAACTTAAAGTAAGATACGAAATCATCTTTGTTAATGACGCCTCGCCTGACAATCAAGACGAAGTAATAAACGCCATTTGCCAACGTGATTCCAACGTTATTGGTATCACACACTCGCGAAATTTTGGCTCTCAATCGGCCTTTTTGAGCGGTATGGAAATTTCGACGGGCGACGCCGTTGTATTGATGGACGGTGATTTGCAAGACCCGCCAGAAGTCATTCCTCATTTTTATGAAAAATGGTCAAATGGCTTCGATGTGGTATACGGCGTACGCGTACAACGCGAAATGAAGCCTCATATTCACTTTTTTTACAAGGCTTTTTACAAAGTTTTTCAAAACCTCAGCTATATCCCCATCCCTCGCGACGCGGGCGATTTCTCCATGATTGACCGCAAAGTGGTTAAGGAGTTGGTGGCCCTTCCCGAAACCGAGCAATTTCTGCGCGGCCTGCGGGCGTGGGTAGGTTTTAAGCAAACGGGCGTAGACTACGTGCGCCCCGAGCGAATGTTTGGCGTATCGACCAACAACTGGCGAAAAAATATTTGGTGGGCCAAGAAAGCCATTTTCTCGTTCAGTTTTGCTCCGTTGGAACTGATGAGTTACGCTGGTTTTAGTCTCACAGTCTGTTCCATTTTGGGGATTTTTTACCAGATATTGGCGAAATACTTTTTCGCGCCCGACACTCCTCAAGGTTTCACGACAGTTATCATTTTGATTACTCTTTTTGGAGGGTTGACCATGCTAGGCATCTCGTTCTTAGGAGAATACATCAGCAAGATTTTTGAAGAAACGAAAAAAAGGCCAAAGTTTATTCGTACAAAAATTCAAAAAGGCGAAAAAACATTTCGTACTTCGGATGAAATAATGACTTTGGTAAAACAGCGAAAGAAATAA
- a CDS encoding transketolase encodes MVETQTIITDYKRLSGELRLKVLGLYKKANAGHIGCSLSCIDLLIAALIQQKRPQDSFLLSKGHAAAALYVALNHLGEISDEVLDTFYQDGTTLPAHPAPNRHAGIPFATGSLGHGLPIATGMAHASKLSEEDAISFVLMSDGETNEGTTWEAAHYAIQNQLDNLVVLVDKNGLQGFGNTIDVLGETATAAKWKAIGFDVFEADGHNPEALIETIETVKLRKNGLPKIIIAHTIKGKGVSYMENRMEWHYLPMSDDQYETAKADVINAYFS; translated from the coding sequence ATGGTTGAAACACAAACGATCATCACTGACTACAAACGGCTCAGCGGAGAGCTGCGCTTAAAGGTACTTGGCCTTTACAAAAAAGCCAACGCGGGGCACATTGGTTGTTCTTTAAGCTGCATTGATTTATTGATTGCTGCTCTCATTCAACAAAAACGCCCGCAGGACTCTTTCCTACTTTCAAAAGGCCACGCGGCGGCGGCTTTGTACGTGGCACTCAATCATTTAGGAGAGATTTCGGACGAAGTATTGGATACATTTTATCAGGATGGCACTACCCTTCCCGCCCACCCTGCGCCCAATAGACACGCGGGCATTCCATTTGCTACGGGCTCACTAGGGCACGGCTTACCGATTGCTACGGGTATGGCTCACGCAAGCAAACTTTCGGAAGAAGATGCAATCTCATTCGTGCTGATGTCAGACGGCGAAACCAATGAAGGCACCACCTGGGAAGCAGCCCATTATGCCATTCAAAATCAACTCGATAACCTAGTGGTGTTGGTGGATAAAAACGGCTTACAGGGCTTTGGCAACACAATAGATGTACTGGGAGAAACCGCCACGGCAGCAAAATGGAAGGCCATTGGTTTTGATGTTTTTGAGGCTGATGGCCACAATCCTGAAGCACTGATTGAAACCATTGAAACCGTCAAATTGCGCAAAAACGGACTACCCAAGATAATCATTGCGCATACTATAAAAGGAAAAGGAGTTTCGTATATGGAAAACCGCATGGAATGGCACTATCTGCCCATGAGTGACGACCAATATGAAACAGCAAAAGCCGATGTAATAAATGCGTACTTTTCTTAG
- a CDS encoding glycosyltransferase family 39 protein has translation MSLPQTSTLFQTKYVSYGLVAVLILAASLRLYKLDAHGIFFDEKATMMVSQGMVQNGGNQHDVFNPTKYTFTNQEFWQPQTFDEYLEAMRRSDIGNSPFYYLLLHNWLNLTGVSDFTSRLLSVLFSVLTVWLIFIFTHHFLKSSRLALTAAALAAIEPFFVTYSQQARNYSLTFFLTLLATYCFLRALEADEKRKPSARWFLFYGLVAGLSFLSHFLAATVCLAHGMYALITVRRLRTWVALVGAGALAVSGLAAWIIWGGGDWTIRSLNHQSALYLECALNRPYNNPYGIILPATFKNLFDKSLPIFTDLWIYSNNLVGTLEGKKNAIVAILIGLGLIVAFRYSQKNPEKSTMISIGTAVVLGGSILFYSNHKLEFSVASVAILMLFLAFDQTTFKNKNLIWFLIIIAIIPSAFLIFNAARSGHTYGLTQRYSGFSFPYVIILASVALWHLLESKNWLKYLILTVLIIQAMFVGRTLQSFYDDVSPKYNYRSEPRLPNPHYAAAQKARELYQKGDTILIASPVNVFDNPMDRTFMRHSVTDAQYFNLYLPKDGIFVQRLDTVNVDKISLKKASGQLIELTDLKGKRY, from the coding sequence ATGTCTTTGCCACAAACTTCCACTCTTTTCCAAACCAAGTACGTCTCTTATGGGCTGGTTGCTGTTTTGATACTTGCGGCGAGTCTGCGTCTCTACAAATTGGATGCCCACGGAATCTTTTTTGACGAAAAAGCAACGATGATGGTAAGCCAGGGCATGGTTCAAAACGGCGGCAACCAACACGATGTCTTTAACCCAACAAAGTATACTTTCACTAATCAAGAATTTTGGCAGCCACAAACATTCGATGAATATTTGGAGGCGATGCGCCGCAGCGACATCGGCAACAGCCCTTTTTATTACCTTTTGCTCCACAATTGGCTCAACCTGACGGGGGTTTCAGATTTTACCTCTCGCCTGCTTTCTGTACTTTTCAGCGTTCTGACGGTGTGGCTGATTTTTATCTTTACCCACCATTTTTTAAAATCATCGAGATTAGCACTAACGGCGGCGGCATTGGCAGCGATTGAGCCTTTTTTTGTTACTTATTCGCAACAGGCGCGCAATTATTCACTTACTTTCTTTCTGACACTACTAGCCACTTATTGCTTCCTACGCGCACTCGAAGCCGATGAAAAACGCAAACCTTCAGCTCGTTGGTTTTTGTTTTATGGATTGGTGGCTGGATTGAGTTTTCTTTCTCATTTTCTGGCCGCTACGGTTTGTTTGGCCCACGGAATGTATGCCCTTATCACGGTTCGTCGACTGCGAACTTGGGTAGCTTTGGTTGGAGCCGGCGCATTGGCCGTTTCGGGTTTGGCAGCTTGGATTATTTGGGGAGGCGGAGATTGGACCATACGATCACTCAATCATCAATCGGCATTATATTTGGAATGTGCGCTCAATCGGCCTTATAACAATCCTTACGGCATTATTTTGCCCGCTACGTTCAAAAATCTGTTCGACAAAAGCCTGCCGATTTTTACCGATTTATGGATATATTCAAATAATCTGGTAGGCACACTGGAAGGTAAAAAAAATGCGATTGTAGCGATTTTGATTGGTCTTGGGCTTATTGTGGCTTTTCGGTATTCTCAAAAGAACCCAGAAAAATCAACTATGATAAGCATAGGAACTGCCGTTGTTTTGGGAGGTAGTATCTTATTTTACAGCAATCATAAACTGGAATTTTCGGTCGCTTCGGTCGCTATCCTGATGCTTTTTTTGGCATTTGATCAGACAACATTCAAGAACAAAAATCTGATTTGGTTTCTTATCATTATCGCCATCATTCCCTCGGCTTTCTTGATTTTCAATGCCGCCCGTAGCGGACACACGTATGGTCTGACACAACGCTATTCGGGATTTTCGTTTCCATACGTCATTATTTTGGCAAGCGTTGCTTTGTGGCACCTGCTAGAAAGCAAAAATTGGCTTAAGTACTTAATACTAACGGTGTTGATCATTCAGGCGATGTTTGTCGGACGTACCCTTCAAAGTTTCTATGACGATGTATCACCCAAATATAATTATCGCAGTGAGCCTCGTTTGCCCAACCCTCACTATGCTGCTGCCCAAAAAGCCCGTGAATTGTACCAAAAGGGTGATACAATCCTCATTGCTTCCCCAGTTAACGTGTTTGATAACCCCATGGACCGTACTTTTATGCGTCATTCAGTAACTGATGCGCAATATTTTAACTTGTATTTACCAAAAGACGGTATCTTTGTGCAACGGTTAGACACGGTAAATGTGGATAAAATTTCCCTTAAAAAAGCCTCTGGGCAGTTAATTGAATTAACAGACTTGAAAGGAAAACGATACTAA
- a CDS encoding DUF4153 domain-containing protein, which produces MNKNNLLWLTAVAVHTYLFYNQAQGYNAPVFSLVLIVLVGAGHRALLFIRYWWMGATMQLIASIAVAWHVSAWLQIIYVCSLLVFVGLTYAPRSSLHLAWLNGIVGAFMGGFATHLPVLRKDFSALTGKTFQGLFRFKPSFLVFPFSVTTAFYFLYNWANPAFSVDISFFTTHINFLFIGAILIGMVWLCPLFFPWGIESAVEEDFKRKDELVRIRKVKKGILTLVLRYQNQQGVLLFGMLNALISCFILFNVLQMLIPDFQQTPKGFSEQVHEGFNALLISILSAIWLIVYYFKANQNFYPKRQRLVQLALLWIALNGLLTVFTFYKNSLYIDVFGLTFKRIWVYVALGLTFGGLFFTFIKIIYLKSNWYLIRRTSWLVYFVLICYGLVDWDRLITWYNIKEAKNLDMGYITELGPTKLPYLLELIQQKDARIVGFENKIKTQIRNWKYTHRQQEDWQSRTVDEDWLRKIMIEQ; this is translated from the coding sequence ATGAACAAAAACAACCTGCTTTGGCTGACTGCGGTTGCGGTCCACACGTACTTATTTTATAATCAGGCGCAGGGCTACAATGCGCCAGTATTCTCTTTGGTGCTTATCGTATTGGTGGGAGCGGGGCATCGAGCGTTACTTTTTATTCGTTATTGGTGGATGGGAGCTACGATGCAACTTATTGCATCTATCGCGGTGGCTTGGCATGTAAGTGCTTGGTTACAAATAATATATGTGTGTTCGTTATTGGTGTTTGTAGGGTTAACGTACGCTCCCCGAAGCAGTTTGCATTTGGCTTGGCTCAATGGCATTGTGGGGGCATTTATGGGAGGGTTTGCCACCCATCTACCTGTTTTAAGGAAAGACTTTAGTGCGCTAACGGGCAAAACTTTTCAAGGATTATTTCGCTTTAAGCCCTCTTTTTTGGTCTTCCCATTTTCGGTTACAACGGCCTTTTATTTTCTTTACAATTGGGCAAATCCAGCCTTTTCAGTCGATATTTCTTTTTTCACAACCCACATAAATTTTTTATTTATCGGTGCTATTTTGATTGGGATGGTGTGGCTGTGCCCTCTTTTTTTTCCGTGGGGCATTGAGTCTGCCGTTGAAGAAGATTTCAAAAGAAAGGATGAGTTAGTGCGTATCAGAAAGGTGAAGAAAGGAATTTTGACTTTAGTATTGAGGTATCAAAATCAGCAGGGAGTGTTACTTTTCGGAATGCTGAATGCGCTTATTTCCTGTTTTATCCTTTTCAACGTACTTCAAATGTTGATTCCAGACTTTCAGCAAACGCCCAAAGGGTTTTCCGAACAGGTACATGAAGGGTTTAATGCATTGCTTATCAGTATTTTGTCTGCAATATGGCTGATTGTGTATTATTTTAAAGCAAATCAAAATTTCTATCCAAAACGCCAACGATTGGTTCAGCTTGCCCTGCTTTGGATTGCCCTGAATGGACTTTTAACGGTATTTACGTTCTATAAAAACTCGCTCTACATCGATGTTTTTGGGTTGACATTCAAGCGAATTTGGGTGTATGTAGCGTTGGGACTGACGTTTGGAGGGCTGTTTTTTACTTTTATTAAAATTATATATTTGAAATCAAATTGGTACCTGATACGTCGTACCTCTTGGTTAGTGTATTTTGTACTTATTTGTTATGGATTGGTGGATTGGGATAGGTTGATTACTTGGTATAATATTAAGGAAGCAAAAAACTTGGATATGGGCTATATTACTGAGCTGGGACCAACAAAATTGCCTTATTTACTGGAATTAATCCAACAAAAAGACGCACGGATTGTTGGTTTTGAGAACAAGATTAAAACCCAAATAAGAAATTGGAAATATACCCATCGGCAGCAGGAAGATTGGCAGTCGCGAACGGTAGATGAGGATTGGTTGAGAAAAATAATGATAGAACAATAG
- a CDS encoding GMC family oxidoreductase: MSFQIKEQPIVYDVCIVGSGAGGGMAAKVLAEAGAKVALIEAGPWYDPADPKYITQLKNPWESPRRGAGNHRPFGDFDAAWGGWEIDGEPYTRKSGTQFDWFRSRMLGGRTNHWGRISLRFGPLDFKRKDVDGLGDNWPIGYEDVKPYYDKVDRLVGVFGSIENIENEPDGLFLPPPKPRLHELMLKQAGKKAGIPVIPSRLSILTKPINKDRGACFYCSQCSRGCQAYADFSSSSVLVKPAVKTGNVKVFTNAMAREVITNQEGKATGVSYVDKNNLQEYTVKAKIVVLAASACESARLLMNSKSSRHTKGLGNSSGVLGKYLHDSTGASRSAFLPHLVDRKRYNEDGVGGMHVYTPWWLNGKKLDFPRGYHIEYGGGMGMPGYGFGFGMENINGKYPNKEGKIKPAGGYGLSLKEDYRHFYGANFGMAGRGEAIAREDNFCEIDPNVVDKYGIPVLRFQYTWSEHEIKQAKHMQDTFEEIITAMGGIANGPKPGPESNYGLAAPGRIIHEVGTTRMGDDPSKSVTNRNSQLHDADNVFVVDAGTFVSQADKNPTWTILALSMRASEYIIDQRKKANL, translated from the coding sequence ATGAGTTTTCAAATCAAAGAACAACCTATCGTTTATGATGTTTGCATCGTAGGCTCGGGTGCGGGAGGCGGGATGGCTGCCAAGGTTTTGGCAGAAGCAGGCGCTAAAGTCGCACTCATTGAGGCGGGACCTTGGTACGATCCTGCTGACCCTAAGTACATTACCCAGCTCAAGAATCCTTGGGAATCACCCCGCCGTGGTGCGGGCAATCACCGTCCTTTTGGTGATTTCGACGCCGCTTGGGGAGGTTGGGAAATTGACGGGGAGCCCTATACCCGCAAGAGTGGTACGCAGTTTGACTGGTTCCGTTCGCGGATGCTGGGCGGCCGTACCAACCACTGGGGGCGAATTTCGCTGCGTTTTGGTCCATTGGATTTTAAACGTAAAGATGTTGACGGACTTGGCGACAACTGGCCCATTGGCTACGAAGATGTAAAGCCGTATTACGATAAAGTAGACCGACTGGTGGGTGTTTTTGGAAGTATTGAAAACATTGAGAATGAACCCGACGGGCTATTTTTGCCTCCGCCAAAACCGCGTTTGCACGAGTTGATGTTGAAGCAGGCAGGTAAAAAAGCGGGAATTCCAGTGATTCCTTCGCGCCTTTCTATTCTCACAAAACCCATCAACAAAGACCGTGGTGCGTGTTTTTATTGCTCGCAGTGTAGCCGTGGGTGTCAGGCGTATGCTGATTTTTCCTCCTCTTCGGTATTGGTAAAACCTGCTGTAAAAACAGGAAACGTCAAAGTATTTACCAATGCAATGGCGCGTGAAGTAATTACGAATCAGGAGGGTAAAGCAACGGGTGTTTCGTACGTAGACAAAAATAATTTACAGGAATATACGGTTAAAGCGAAGATTGTAGTGCTGGCAGCAAGTGCTTGTGAATCAGCTCGTTTGTTGATGAACTCTAAGTCGTCTCGCCATACTAAAGGGCTTGGCAACTCAAGCGGTGTACTTGGTAAATACTTGCACGATTCGACGGGTGCTAGTCGCAGTGCTTTTTTGCCCCACTTGGTAGATCGTAAGCGCTACAACGAAGATGGAGTAGGAGGCATGCACGTGTACACGCCTTGGTGGTTGAACGGTAAAAAACTTGATTTCCCTCGTGGGTATCACATCGAATACGGTGGAGGTATGGGGATGCCAGGCTACGGTTTTGGTTTTGGAATGGAGAATATCAACGGAAAATATCCTAATAAAGAAGGTAAGATTAAACCAGCAGGAGGATACGGACTTTCGTTGAAAGAAGATTATCGTCATTTTTACGGAGCCAACTTCGGCATGGCTGGTCGTGGGGAGGCTATCGCGCGGGAGGATAACTTCTGCGAAATTGACCCCAACGTGGTTGATAAGTATGGAATTCCTGTGTTGCGCTTCCAATACACCTGGTCTGAGCATGAGATTAAGCAGGCAAAACACATGCAGGATACGTTTGAAGAAATTATTACTGCAATGGGTGGTATCGCAAACGGTCCTAAACCTGGCCCTGAATCAAACTACGGATTGGCCGCTCCTGGGCGTATTATTCACGAAGTAGGAACTACGCGGATGGGAGATGATCCTTCCAAATCAGTGACAAATCGTAATAGTCAGTTGCATGATGCCGATAACGTGTTTGTGGTGGATGCTGGAACCTTTGTATCGCAGGCCGACAAAAACCCGACTTGGACCATCTTAGCCCTTTCGATGCGTGCCTCTGAGTACATTATTGACCAACGTAAAAAAGCGAATTTATAA
- a CDS encoding gluconate 2-dehydrogenase subunit 3 family protein, giving the protein MKRRDTLKALSLGTLTATIAGTEAHADVPKKAVPPSLSDFKNGKSAAELARDAKIAAEKFFTLHELQTIRVLADFIIPADGQFGGATEAKVAEFIEFIVKDMPQHQTPMRGGLLWLDTACVKQFGKKFVACPKAQQIQMLDQIAYPGQAKPEMSQGVAFFNLMRNLTATGYFTTEVGFKYLGYVGNRPNAWDGVPEDVLKQYGLSYDS; this is encoded by the coding sequence ATGAAACGCAGAGATACATTAAAAGCCCTGTCGTTGGGAACCCTGACCGCTACGATTGCGGGTACAGAAGCCCACGCTGATGTTCCCAAGAAGGCCGTACCGCCTTCTTTGTCAGATTTTAAGAATGGAAAAAGTGCGGCAGAATTGGCGCGGGATGCCAAAATTGCCGCCGAGAAGTTTTTTACGCTGCACGAATTGCAGACGATTCGCGTGCTGGCCGATTTTATCATTCCTGCCGATGGTCAATTTGGTGGAGCAACAGAAGCAAAAGTGGCGGAGTTTATTGAGTTTATCGTAAAAGATATGCCCCAACACCAAACGCCGATGCGCGGAGGTTTGTTATGGTTGGATACTGCCTGCGTAAAACAATTTGGCAAAAAATTCGTAGCCTGCCCTAAAGCGCAGCAAATCCAAATGCTTGACCAAATTGCTTATCCAGGACAGGCAAAGCCCGAGATGAGTCAAGGTGTAGCATTTTTTAACCTGATGCGCAATCTGACTGCTACGGGTTACTTTACTACGGAGGTAGGATTCAAGTACTTAGGCTACGTAGGCAACCGCCCCAATGCATGGGATGGGGTGCCTGAAGATGTGTTGAAGCAGTACGGATTAAGTTATGATTCATGA
- a CDS encoding gliding motility-associated C-terminal domain-containing protein produces MGLTISLAFGQQIVDNQCNIIPPGWATGEFNILNEVGCAPLQVRISNKQIVSYKNNYIFDYRGGNPDAYKTTTDSTFPYTKPGLYYVMKLSETANGVRQRACRVVTVQNPTPPTFRVLVCSNGTANLSITNHAVTEYEAYDVDWGDGQFTILNKLNLLAIHKYSDKTSKVITVYGRHRISNCGGKSSQTISLDSEAKPAILSKLEMLDATTGELTVTNPNQFELEIFRQEGGGSFRTLGTIVKNAEEKVKVLVDTNKIFCYKLKARDSCVALLESNVLCSSFIKITKEADANVVSIGPYLYPSDVKGMTVTRNDENWWNPTFSQWFKPDNQGNCGTETCYRLEINTKDATILSNKLCTDAPASLCNPFGRLFVPDAFTPNGDGANDFFEVKGEIEGEPLVMIYDRWGSVVFRNSTNVRFWNGMINGSPAPAGAYLYRINVTDKIGRTFVKRGTVSLLR; encoded by the coding sequence TTGGGGCTTACTATTTCGTTGGCTTTTGGGCAACAAATAGTAGATAATCAATGCAATATTATTCCTCCGGGATGGGCAACGGGGGAGTTTAATATCCTTAACGAGGTAGGTTGTGCGCCTTTGCAGGTAAGAATCTCCAATAAACAAATTGTCTCTTACAAAAATAACTACATATTTGATTATAGAGGCGGGAATCCCGATGCTTACAAGACTACTACTGATTCGACCTTTCCTTACACTAAGCCGGGTTTATATTATGTAATGAAGCTTTCAGAAACGGCCAATGGAGTGCGCCAACGAGCGTGCCGAGTAGTGACTGTGCAGAACCCGACACCGCCCACATTTAGGGTTTTGGTATGTTCTAACGGAACGGCTAATCTAAGTATTACCAACCACGCTGTAACAGAGTATGAAGCCTACGATGTTGATTGGGGCGATGGCCAGTTTACGATTCTTAACAAATTAAATCTGCTCGCAATCCATAAATATTCTGACAAAACGTCTAAAGTTATCACCGTCTACGGTCGGCACCGCATCAGTAATTGCGGCGGAAAAAGCAGCCAAACCATTTCACTAGATTCGGAAGCAAAGCCCGCTATTCTTTCAAAACTTGAAATGCTTGATGCCACCACTGGAGAGCTAACCGTGACGAATCCGAACCAATTTGAATTAGAAATCTTTCGGCAGGAAGGGGGAGGTAGTTTTAGAACGCTTGGCACGATTGTGAAGAATGCTGAAGAAAAAGTAAAAGTACTGGTCGATACAAATAAGATATTTTGCTACAAACTTAAGGCCCGGGATAGCTGTGTGGCGTTGTTGGAGTCAAACGTATTGTGCAGTAGTTTTATCAAAATAACCAAAGAAGCCGATGCAAACGTGGTTAGCATTGGGCCCTATTTATATCCTTCGGACGTAAAAGGGATGACGGTAACGCGTAACGACGAAAATTGGTGGAACCCGACGTTTTCGCAATGGTTTAAACCCGACAATCAGGGTAATTGCGGAACTGAAACCTGTTATCGTCTTGAAATTAATACCAAAGACGCAACCATCCTTTCCAATAAGCTGTGTACTGACGCGCCTGCCTCTCTTTGTAATCCTTTCGGTAGGCTTTTTGTTCCAGATGCTTTTACTCCGAATGGGGATGGAGCAAATGATTTTTTTGAAGTAAAAGGCGAAATAGAAGGTGAGCCGCTAGTGATGATTTATGATCGTTGGGGTTCTGTCGTATTCCGTAACAGTACGAATGTACGTTTTTGGAACGGGATGATTAATGGAAGCCCTGCCCCAGCAGGTGCCTACTTATACCGGATTAATGTCACTGACAAAATCGGGCGAACGTTTGTTAAACGCGGGACTGTTTCGCTACTTCGTTAA